The Salegentibacter mishustinae genomic interval TCTACCGCCGAAACTTATAAGTTCTGGAGAATTTATACCGGTTTAAGATTTGGTTATATCTATCATTTTAAAAGTGATTTTGTACAGCCCGATAACCAGGTTATTCAAACTGAGGTTCCCGAATTAGATCGTTTCCGGATGGGGGCAACCTTTACGTTTGGCTTTAATACTTTTAACTTCCATCTTTATTATAGTTTAAATTCTCTATTTCCAGATGCTCAGTTAAATGGCGAGACCATAGATATTTCTGTATTTAGGGCTGGGCTTATGTTCTATATTTTATAGCCACAGGTTTAATACCATAACTTGAGTTATCATTCCACAGGCAAGACCCAATACGAGTTCGTTAATGGTATGTGCTTTATAATAGATCCTTGAAGAAGCGGTTAAACCAAGTGCAAGTATCAGGAAGCTAATTGTATAAGTTAGATCAATTTTAAAATTGAGACTTATCCCTATTAGAAATACTAAAAGACCACCCAGACCCATCATATGTAAACTCGCTTTGAGTTTAAATACCACCAGCACAAAGGCCACTATTGTAGCGAAAAGAATCCCGGTAAAGTAGTAATAGAGGGCGGCATAATTATAGGCGTTTAAAATTTGGTTTAAAACCATGGTGATCAAAATAGTATAAAAGATCAGTGGCCATTTTCGCTCTTTTACGTCTACTAAAAAAACCGATTGTGCTTTTCCGAGGTTTTTCAGTAAAAAATAGAAAACTATAGGAATAAAAATAGTAAGTATGGCGATAGCCAGTAATTTGGCCTGCACCACACCTTCGGGAAAGAATCTTGGTGTAAAGATAAAATACAAGAAACTACCCGCTAGCGGTAGCCATAGCGGATGAAAAATAAAAGAAGCACTTTTTAAAAGGAATCTCATTAAATCTCTTTTCGAAGCCTGGCAACCGAAATATCTAATTGCTCTCTATATTTTGCCACTGTTCGGCGCGCTATAGGGTAACCTTTATCTTTTAAAACTTTTGCAAGTTTTTCGTCGGTAAGGGGTTTGCGCTTGTCTTCTTCTTCTATAGACATTTCCAGGATCTTTTTTATCTCGCGTGTAGAAACATCTTCGCCCTGATCGTTTTTCATAGATTCAGAGAAGAATTCTTTAATGAGTTTGGTTCCGTAAGGAGTGTCAACATATTTACTGTTGGCTACCCGGGAAACCGTAGAAACATCCATTTCTATTTCATCTGCAATGTCCTTTAAGATCATTGGTCTAAGGTTACGCTCGTCCCCGGTGAGAAAATATTCCTTCTGGTAGTTCATAATAGCACTCATTGTTACCATTAAGGTTTGCTGCCTTTGTTGTATAGCTTCAATGAACCATTTTGCGGCATCGAGTTTCTGTTTTATAAACATTACCGCATCTTTCTGGGCTTTAGTTTTTTCCTTAGATTCCTTATAGCCTTTTAGCATATCGCTATAATCACGGGAAACGTGCATTTGCGGAGCGTTTCTTCCGTTAAGGCTTAATTCTAGATCTCCATCAACAATTTTTATAGTAAAATCTGGAATTACGTGTTCTACCATTCTTGTATTTCCGGAATAAGAACCGCCCGGTTTTGGGTTTAGATGTTCAATAACATCTATGGCTTCCCGAAGTTCATCTTCAGAAATATCGTGCCTGGAAATTATTTTGGTGTAATGCTTTTTGCTGAATTGGTCAAAAGAGCGATCAAGGATATCCTCGGCTAATTCTACAGCCTTAGTGGGCTCTTTTCGCCTTAATTGAATAAGTAGGCATTCCTGAAGAGATCTTGCTCCTACGCCCGCCGGATCCAGTTCCTGAACCTTTTTTAATACTTTCTCTACCGAGTCTTCATCGGTATAAATATTTTGGGTGAAAGCAAGATCATCTACAACATCCTGCAATTCCCTTCTCAGGTAGCCGCTCTCATCTACACTTCCCACAAGGAAAGCAGCTATTTTCTCTTCGGTTTCATCAAACCTAAGAGTACTTAATTGTGTGGTTAAATATTGAGTAAATGAAGTTCCTGAAGCATAAGGAACACTTTTTTCATCATCGTCGGGGCTATAATTATTCGCTTGTAGCCTGTAATTAGGTACCTCGTCGTCACTTAGATATTCATCAACATCAATTTCCGCTTCAATAGATTCGGTTCCTTCGTCTTCCCGATCTCTTTCATTATAATCATCTTCATATTCCTCATATTCATCCTTGGTCTCCAGCTTACCATCTTCCAGCGCAGGATTTTCTTCCAGCTCCTGTTTTATACGCTGCTCAAAAGCTTGCGTAGGAAGTTGTATAAGCTTCATCAGCTGTATTTGCTGCGGAGAAAGCTTCTGGGATAATTTGAGATTTAGTTGCTGTTTAAGCATAAAACTTATTTTGCTTTACTTACTAAGTGAGATTTACTTTATTCAACGCCGGGTTGAAAGCTTTGTTGTCTCACACAGTACTCCCGAAAATTATCAGGATAGTTTACTACAAAAATAGGCAAAACAAAGCTATGCAGCCTTTGGCACAGTAAATGATTGTGGTAAAATTTTGTTAAGTATCCTTAGCTGAATTCTTAATTTCTCTAAATTTCTTAGGAAGTTCCAGTTCAAAATTCATTATTTCTTTAGTCTCAGGATGAATGAATTCTAAACCCGTAGCTGCTAAAAACAGGCCGCCTTTTTTTATGTTTTCTGAAGTTTTGCCGTATAATTTATCACCTACAATTGGATTACCATTTTCGGCTAAATGAATTCTAATTTGATGCGTTCTTCCTGTTTTGGGAAATGCTTTTACCAGGCTTAATTTCTCATTTTTAAATTGAAAATTGTCTATGACTTCTATCTGGGTTTCAGCATTTTTTTCTTCAATAGGATTTTTCAGGAGAAGAGTGTCTGAGATATTTCCGAAAACTAAAGCGTGATAACTTTTTATGATTTTCTTTTCTTCAAAAAGCCTATTTAATACCACCTGAGCAGCTTTACTTTTTGCAATTAATAATATTCCTGAAGTTGGATTGTCTAACCTATGTACTGGCAAAGGAGCCGGCAAAGCATCTTTTTGATTTGATGGTTTTAAATTAAAAGGTAGGGCATTGGTAATAGTTTTGAAATAATTTCCGCTGGTAGGAATCCCTGCTGGTTTATGAATAAGCGCGAGATATTCATCCTCAAAAATAACTTCTAGTTTTAAGGTGAAAACTTTCTTATTCGGTTTTTCAGGTTCAAGAAGTTCTATTTTTTGGCCTTCTTTAATCCAGTCTGAAGTTTTTGCTGGTTGTCCGTCTAAAAAGATAAGTTCTTTTTTTAAAACTTTTTTAAGCGAACTTTTAGTGGGAAGGGAAGCAAATATGGAAACCGCGTATTCCTGTAACCTGATCTTTTCAGTTATTGCAGGAACAATATGGGTTTCTTTGATTTTCAATGGCTGTGGGCTTTTTTTAACTAAGCTTTCTAAGATTCTAGGTTTCGTTTCGTCAAGCTGAACTTGTTTTAGCTTCTAACGTGATTTAAATTTTTAATCAAATTAGATCTCCGAATAAATTTCGGAGCAAGCTCTGAAATAAATTCAGGATGCCGTGCAGAGGAATAAAAAAACCTCACAAGTTTTGAAAGCCTGTGAGGTTTTGAAATATCCTAAAACTCGGCGTTTTGCGGAGTTCTGGGGAAAGGAATTACATCCCGTATATTCCCCATTCCGGTTACGAATTGAACCAGTCTTTCAAACCCAAGTCCGAAACCACTGTGTACACAGGTTCCAAACTTACGAGTATCCAGGTACCACCACAATTCTTTTTCGTCTATATCTAACTCCTTCATTTTGCTTTTAAGTACGTCTAAACGCTCTTCTCTTTGGGAGCCACCCACAATTTCCCCAATTCCCGGGAAAAGAATATCCATAGCTCTTACAGTATTGCCATCTTCGTTAAGACGCATATAGAAAGCTTTGATGTTTGCGGGATAATCGAATAAAATTACCGGGCATTTAAAGTGTTTTTCCACTAAAAAGCGTTCATGTTCACTTTGCAGATCGGCACCCCATTCTTCAATGATATAGT includes:
- a CDS encoding RluA family pseudouridine synthase, with translation MKIKETHIVPAITEKIRLQEYAVSIFASLPTKSSLKKVLKKELIFLDGQPAKTSDWIKEGQKIELLEPEKPNKKVFTLKLEVIFEDEYLALIHKPAGIPTSGNYFKTITNALPFNLKPSNQKDALPAPLPVHRLDNPTSGILLIAKSKAAQVVLNRLFEEKKIIKSYHALVFGNISDTLLLKNPIEEKNAETQIEVIDNFQFKNEKLSLVKAFPKTGRTHQIRIHLAENGNPIVGDKLYGKTSENIKKGGLFLAATGLEFIHPETKEIMNFELELPKKFREIKNSAKDT
- the rpoN gene encoding RNA polymerase factor sigma-54, with product MLKQQLNLKLSQKLSPQQIQLMKLIQLPTQAFEQRIKQELEENPALEDGKLETKDEYEEYEDDYNERDREDEGTESIEAEIDVDEYLSDDEVPNYRLQANNYSPDDDEKSVPYASGTSFTQYLTTQLSTLRFDETEEKIAAFLVGSVDESGYLRRELQDVVDDLAFTQNIYTDEDSVEKVLKKVQELDPAGVGARSLQECLLIQLRRKEPTKAVELAEDILDRSFDQFSKKHYTKIISRHDISEDELREAIDVIEHLNPKPGGSYSGNTRMVEHVIPDFTIKIVDGDLELSLNGRNAPQMHVSRDYSDMLKGYKESKEKTKAQKDAVMFIKQKLDAAKWFIEAIQQRQQTLMVTMSAIMNYQKEYFLTGDERNLRPMILKDIADEIEMDVSTVSRVANSKYVDTPYGTKLIKEFFSESMKNDQGEDVSTREIKKILEMSIEEEDKRKPLTDEKLAKVLKDKGYPIARRTVAKYREQLDISVARLRKEI